The following coding sequences lie in one Gorilla gorilla gorilla isolate KB3781 chromosome 5, NHGRI_mGorGor1-v2.1_pri, whole genome shotgun sequence genomic window:
- the BTN3A1 gene encoding butyrophilin subfamily 3 member A1 isoform X3, with protein MKMASFLAFLLLNFRVCLLLLQLLMPHSAQFSVLGPSGPILAMVGEDADLPCHLFPTMSAETMELRWVSSSLRQVVNVYADGKEVEDRQSAPYRGRTSILRDGITAGKAALRIHNVTASDSGKYLCYFQDGDFYEKALVELKVAALGSDLHVDVKGYEDGGIHLECRSTGWYPQPQIQWSNNKGENIPTVEAPVVADGVGLYAVAASVIMRGSSGEGVSCTIRSSLLGLEKTASISIADPFFRSAQSWIAALAGTLSVLLLLLGGAGYFLWQQQEEKKTQFRKKKREQELREMAWSTMKQEQSTRVKLLEELRWRSIQYASRGERHSAYNKWKKALFKPADVILDPKTANPILLVSEDQRSVQRAKEPQDLPDNPERFNWHYCVLGCESFISGRHYWEVEVGDRKEWHIGVCSKNVQRKGWVKMTPENGFWTMGLTDGNKYRTLTEPRTNLKLPKPPTKVGVFLDYETGDISFYNAVDGSHIHTFLDVSFSEALYPVFRILTLEPTALTICPA; from the exons ATGAAAATGGCAAGTTTCCTGGCCTTCCTTCTGCTCAACTTTCGTGTCTGCCTCCTTTTGCTTCAGCTGCTCATGCCTCACTCAG CTCAGTTTTCTGTGCTTGGACCCTCTGGGCCCATCCTGGCCATGGTGGGTGAAGACGCTGATCTGCCCTGTCACCTGTTCCCGACCATGAGTGCAGAGACCATGGAGCTGAGGTGGGTGAGTTCCAGCCTAAGGCAGGTGGTGAACGTGTATGCAGATGGAAAGGAAGTGGAAGACAGGCAGAGTGCACCGTATCGAGGGAGAACTTCGATTCTGCGGGATGGCATCACTGCAGGGAAGGCTGCTCTCCGAATACACAACGTCACAGCCTCTGACAGTGGAAAGTACTTGTGTTATTTCCAAGATGGTGACTTCTATGAAAAAGCCCTGGTGGAGCTGAAGGTTGCAG CACTGGGTTCTGATCTTCACGTTGATGTGAAGGGTTACGAGGATGGAGGGATCCATCTGGAGTGCAGGTCCACTGGCTGGTACCCCCAACCCCAAATACAGTGGAGCAACAACAAGGGAGAGAACATCCCGACTGTGGAAGCACCTGTGGTTGCAGACGGAGTGGGCCTGTATGCAGTAGCAGCATCTGTGATCATGAGAGGCAGCTCTGGGGAGGGTGTATCCTGTACCATCAGAAGTTCCCTCCTCGGCCTGGAAAAGACAGCCAGCATTTCCATCGCAG ACCCCTTCTTCAGGAGCGCCCAGAGCTGGATCGCCGCCCTGGCAGGGACCCTGTCTGTCTTGCTGCTGCTTCTTGGGGGAGCCGGTTACTTCCTGTGGCAAcagcaggaggaaaaaaagactcagttcagaaagaaaaagagagagcaagagttGAGAGAAATGGCATGGAGCACAATGAAGCAAGAACAAAGCACAAGAG TGAAGCTCCTGGAGGAACTCA GATGGAGAAGTATCCAGTACGCATCTC GGGGAGAGAGACATTCAGCCTATAATA AATGGAAAAAGGCCCTCTTCAAGCCTG CGGATGTGATTCTGGATCCAAAAACAGCAAACCCCATCCTCCTTGTTTCTGAGGACCAGAGGAGTGTGCAGCGTGCCAAGGAGCCCCAGGATCTGCCAGACAACCCTGAGAGATTTAATTGGCATTATTGTGTTCTCGGCTGTGAGAGCTTCATATCAGGGAGACattactgggaggtggaggtaggggACAGGAAAGAGTGGCATATAGGGGTGTGTAGTAAGAATGTGCAGAGAAAAGGCTGGGTCAAAATGACACCTGAGAATGGATTCTGGACTATGGGACTGACTGATGGGAATAAGTATCGGACTCTAACTGAGCCCAGAACCAACCTGAAACTTCCTAAGCCCCCTACGAAAGTGGGGGTCTTCCTGGACTATGAGACTGGAGATATCTCATTCTACAATGCTGTGGATGGATCGCATATTCATACTTTCCTGGACGTCTCCTTCTCTGAGGCTCTATATCCTGTTTTCAGAATTTTGACCttggagcccactgccctgactATTTGTCCAGCGTGA
- the BTN3A1 gene encoding butyrophilin subfamily 3 member A1 isoform X1, with translation MKMASFLAFLLLNFRVCLLLLQLLMPHSAQFSVLGPSGPILAMVGEDADLPCHLFPTMSAETMELRWVSSSLRQVVNVYADGKEVEDRQSAPYRGRTSILRDGITAGKAALRIHNVTASDSGKYLCYFQDGDFYEKALVELKVAALGSDLHVDVKGYEDGGIHLECRSTGWYPQPQIQWSNNKGENIPTVEAPVVADGVGLYAVAASVIMRGSSGEGVSCTIRSSLLGLEKTASISIADPFFRSAQSWIAALAGTLSVLLLLLGGAGYFLWQQQEEKKTQFRKKKREQELREMAWSTMKQEQSTRVKLLEELRWRSIQYASRGERHSAYNKGTELTIFEKVPPLIHQSCRRERLDPGRDSEEKERKHVVRGECSGEKSKNTDLFLICVSFLSEWKKALFKPADVILDPKTANPILLVSEDQRSVQRAKEPQDLPDNPERFNWHYCVLGCESFISGRHYWEVEVGDRKEWHIGVCSKNVQRKGWVKMTPENGFWTMGLTDGNKYRTLTEPRTNLKLPKPPTKVGVFLDYETGDISFYNAVDGSHIHTFLDVSFSEALYPVFRILTLEPTALTICPA, from the exons ATGAAAATGGCAAGTTTCCTGGCCTTCCTTCTGCTCAACTTTCGTGTCTGCCTCCTTTTGCTTCAGCTGCTCATGCCTCACTCAG CTCAGTTTTCTGTGCTTGGACCCTCTGGGCCCATCCTGGCCATGGTGGGTGAAGACGCTGATCTGCCCTGTCACCTGTTCCCGACCATGAGTGCAGAGACCATGGAGCTGAGGTGGGTGAGTTCCAGCCTAAGGCAGGTGGTGAACGTGTATGCAGATGGAAAGGAAGTGGAAGACAGGCAGAGTGCACCGTATCGAGGGAGAACTTCGATTCTGCGGGATGGCATCACTGCAGGGAAGGCTGCTCTCCGAATACACAACGTCACAGCCTCTGACAGTGGAAAGTACTTGTGTTATTTCCAAGATGGTGACTTCTATGAAAAAGCCCTGGTGGAGCTGAAGGTTGCAG CACTGGGTTCTGATCTTCACGTTGATGTGAAGGGTTACGAGGATGGAGGGATCCATCTGGAGTGCAGGTCCACTGGCTGGTACCCCCAACCCCAAATACAGTGGAGCAACAACAAGGGAGAGAACATCCCGACTGTGGAAGCACCTGTGGTTGCAGACGGAGTGGGCCTGTATGCAGTAGCAGCATCTGTGATCATGAGAGGCAGCTCTGGGGAGGGTGTATCCTGTACCATCAGAAGTTCCCTCCTCGGCCTGGAAAAGACAGCCAGCATTTCCATCGCAG ACCCCTTCTTCAGGAGCGCCCAGAGCTGGATCGCCGCCCTGGCAGGGACCCTGTCTGTCTTGCTGCTGCTTCTTGGGGGAGCCGGTTACTTCCTGTGGCAAcagcaggaggaaaaaaagactcagttcagaaagaaaaagagagagcaagagttGAGAGAAATGGCATGGAGCACAATGAAGCAAGAACAAAGCACAAGAG TGAAGCTCCTGGAGGAACTCA GATGGAGAAGTATCCAGTACGCATCTC GGGGAGAGAGACATTCAGCCTATAATA AGGGAACAGAGCTCACCATTTTTGAGAAGGTGCCACCCCTGATCCATCAGAGCTGTAGAAGAGAGAGGCTGGACCCTGGAAGAGACtctgaagaaaaggagagaaaacatgtAGTGAGGGGAGAGTGCAGTGGGGAAAAGTCCAAGAATACTGACCTTTTCCTTATCTGTGTCTCCTTCCTTTCAGAATGGAAAAAGGCCCTCTTCAAGCCTG CGGATGTGATTCTGGATCCAAAAACAGCAAACCCCATCCTCCTTGTTTCTGAGGACCAGAGGAGTGTGCAGCGTGCCAAGGAGCCCCAGGATCTGCCAGACAACCCTGAGAGATTTAATTGGCATTATTGTGTTCTCGGCTGTGAGAGCTTCATATCAGGGAGACattactgggaggtggaggtaggggACAGGAAAGAGTGGCATATAGGGGTGTGTAGTAAGAATGTGCAGAGAAAAGGCTGGGTCAAAATGACACCTGAGAATGGATTCTGGACTATGGGACTGACTGATGGGAATAAGTATCGGACTCTAACTGAGCCCAGAACCAACCTGAAACTTCCTAAGCCCCCTACGAAAGTGGGGGTCTTCCTGGACTATGAGACTGGAGATATCTCATTCTACAATGCTGTGGATGGATCGCATATTCATACTTTCCTGGACGTCTCCTTCTCTGAGGCTCTATATCCTGTTTTCAGAATTTTGACCttggagcccactgccctgactATTTGTCCAGCGTGA